In Desulfobacterales bacterium, the DNA window GCCATTACAGAAATCGGCTTTGGCACCAACTACATCGGCGGACACAACCTCTATGAATCCGTTGACGAACAGAACGGGATTCAACTGCTTCAACGCGCGGTTGATTTAGGTGTTAATTTTATCGACACGGCCGACAGCTACGGCCTGGGCCGATCGGAAGAACTCATCTGCAAGGCCCTGGGAAACAGGACTTACGATGTCGTTATCGCAACCAAAGGAGGAATTACGTTCAAGGGGTCCAAACAAACCGGCACCAGCAACGATCCGTCCTACCTGCGCAGTGCCCTGGAGGCTTCCCTCAAACGATTGGGCCGCGACTATATCGATCTTTATTATATCCATAAACCGGATGGAACAACACCTGCAGAAGAAGCCTACGGCGCTTTAATGAAATTCAAAGAGCAAGGATTGATCCGGGCCGGCGGTGTATCCAATTTCGAAATAACGGACATTAAAGCAGCCTTAACGGCCGGTCCCATTGATGCGATTCAAAGCCGCTATAATATTTTCCAAAGAGCGGTTGAATTTGAAATCCTGCCATTTTGCAAAGCCCACG includes these proteins:
- a CDS encoding aldo/keto reductase codes for the protein MKLNKLGNSDIAITEIGFGTNYIGGHNLYESVDEQNGIQLLQRAVDLGVNFIDTADSYGLGRSEELICKALGNRTYDVVIATKGGITFKGSKQTGTSNDPSYLRSALEASLKRLGRDYIDLYYIHKPDGTTPAEEAYGALMKFKEQGLIRAGGVSNFEITDIKAALTAGPIDAIQSRYNIFQRAVEFEILPFCKAHGISFIPWGPLAFGLLGGKYASTFRLPENDWRHRTGLFDDDIFMNNLAVVESLKKLASKRGVPLSHLAIRWLLSRPAVKSVIAGAKRPEQVEQNARACGWELSADEISRIDALTDSTG